The following coding sequences are from one Pseudonocardia sp. EC080619-01 window:
- a CDS encoding DUF6350 family protein, translated as MSTPPRPARGRPASRSRPSGPGASRSRDDAAARDGRGGVAERERPRATTRRPAPDRRPGDGNGLDRLRILLASTMGAVLAGYTLLVPVAALIAGTGGVPVTADAALATAVPMWLAAHQIPIALDGRPLGVLPLLPTLVIVAVVAWFSRWAVRRLGGRVRHDAGAVVAAQAGAAAAVAVLAGALLPKEMAVTAPWASLLGAGLIGGAAAGAGVVHACGMPAAWKRVLAGWPGAALAGVRVAATSLLLTGALVLTGALLLTATAVSDAAARLGPGIGAGFGVLVLAVGYLPNALVGAVSWMLGAGVSVGVATSGPLLAEPGPLPAFPLTALLPVTTVPPAAPLVLLLPVLAGVLTGLACRRALADGAPMAERAVAPATAAVVVATGAGALATVAGGPLAGGPYDPVSFHPGAVLGAVLLLVGLPALLTCAGPELARHVPMGGPAGGRAGRAPGTGSRAVRRERSSTVADLVEGRRRSGASSRSGGSGGRDGRVRREGRRDPAGAVGDGAARVGDAPHDDPDHDHPDHDHPDHEGPGDPGTADHDGPADHADHDGPDHDDPGHDPGPDRDGPRRGSRGDDRDPTG; from the coding sequence GTGAGCACCCCGCCCCGCCCCGCCCGCGGCCGTCCCGCGTCCCGCTCCCGGCCGTCCGGTCCCGGCGCGTCCCGGTCCCGGGACGACGCGGCCGCGCGCGACGGCCGGGGCGGCGTCGCCGAGCGGGAACGGCCCCGTGCCACGACCCGGCGGCCCGCACCGGACCGGCGCCCGGGCGACGGCAACGGCCTCGACCGCCTGCGGATCCTGCTCGCGTCGACGATGGGCGCGGTGCTGGCCGGCTACACGCTGCTGGTGCCGGTCGCGGCGCTGATCGCCGGCACCGGCGGTGTGCCGGTGACGGCCGACGCCGCGCTGGCCACCGCCGTCCCGATGTGGCTGGCCGCGCACCAGATCCCGATCGCACTCGACGGCCGCCCGCTCGGGGTGCTGCCGCTGCTGCCGACCCTCGTGATCGTGGCCGTCGTCGCGTGGTTCTCCCGCTGGGCGGTCCGGCGGCTGGGTGGCCGGGTCCGGCACGACGCGGGCGCCGTCGTCGCCGCGCAGGCGGGCGCGGCGGCCGCGGTCGCCGTCCTGGCGGGTGCGCTGCTGCCCAAGGAGATGGCGGTGACCGCACCGTGGGCCTCCCTCCTCGGCGCCGGCCTGATCGGTGGCGCCGCGGCCGGTGCGGGCGTCGTCCACGCCTGCGGGATGCCCGCCGCGTGGAAGCGGGTGCTCGCGGGGTGGCCCGGAGCCGCGCTCGCCGGGGTCCGGGTCGCCGCGACCTCCCTGCTGCTGACCGGCGCGCTCGTGCTGACGGGGGCGCTGCTGCTCACCGCGACCGCCGTGAGCGACGCCGCTGCCCGTCTCGGACCGGGCATCGGAGCGGGCTTCGGCGTCCTGGTGCTCGCCGTGGGGTATCTGCCGAACGCGCTGGTCGGGGCGGTGTCCTGGATGCTCGGCGCGGGTGTCTCGGTCGGGGTCGCGACGTCCGGTCCGCTGCTCGCGGAGCCCGGGCCGCTCCCGGCGTTCCCGCTCACGGCCCTGCTGCCGGTGACGACGGTGCCGCCCGCCGCGCCCCTGGTCCTGCTGCTCCCGGTCCTCGCCGGTGTGCTGACCGGGCTCGCCTGCCGCCGCGCGCTGGCGGACGGCGCCCCGATGGCGGAGCGGGCGGTGGCCCCGGCGACGGCGGCGGTCGTCGTCGCGACCGGGGCCGGAGCGCTGGCCACGGTGGCCGGCGGGCCCCTCGCCGGCGGGCCCTACGACCCGGTGTCGTTCCACCCCGGGGCGGTGCTCGGCGCCGTGCTGCTGCTGGTGGGGCTGCCCGCGCTGCTGACCTGCGCCGGACCCGAGCTGGCCCGGCACGTGCCGATGGGCGGTCCCGCCGGTGGGCGGGCCGGCCGGGCCCCGGGCACGGGGTCGCGGGCGGTGCGGCGCGAACGGTCGTCGACGGTCGCCGATCTCGTCGAGGGGCGCCGCCGGTCCGGCGCGAGCAGCCGCTCCGGCGGGAGCGGGGGACGGGACGGGCGCGTCCGGCGGGAGGGTCGCCGCGATCCCGCCGGGGCCGTGGGCGACGGGGCGGCGCGGGTCGGGGACGCTCCGCACGACGACCCCGATCACGACCACCCCGATCACGACCACCCCGATCACGAGGGCCCCGGTGATCCCGGCACCGCCGACCACGACGGCCCTGCCGACCACGCCGACCACGACGGCCCCGACCACGACGACCCCGGCCACGACCCCGGCCCCGATCGGGACGGCCCCCGGCGGGGCTCCCGCGGCGACGACCGGGACCCCACCGGCTGA
- the purN gene encoding phosphoribosylglycinamide formyltransferase, with translation MHAQEQAGPFRVVVLVSGAGTLLQALLDASPAGPSGYRVVAVGADRPGAAGLDRAREAALPTFVERVADHPDRDAWNAALAAAVVAHRPDVVVGAGFMKLVAPAFLDAIGCPMLNTHPALLPAFPGAHAVRDALAAGVRTTGATVHEVDAGLDTGPVLAQVEVPVLPTDDETVLHERIKTEERRLLVETVLRLAAAGRTHEVSQ, from the coding sequence GTGCACGCCCAGGAACAGGCCGGACCGTTCCGCGTCGTCGTACTCGTCTCCGGGGCCGGCACGTTGCTGCAGGCCCTGCTCGATGCGTCGCCCGCCGGCCCGTCCGGCTACCGGGTCGTGGCCGTCGGCGCCGACCGGCCCGGCGCGGCCGGACTGGACCGCGCCCGGGAGGCCGCGCTGCCGACGTTCGTCGAGCGGGTCGCCGACCATCCCGACCGGGACGCCTGGAACGCCGCCCTCGCCGCTGCCGTCGTCGCGCACCGGCCGGACGTCGTCGTCGGGGCGGGCTTCATGAAGCTGGTCGCACCGGCCTTCCTGGACGCGATCGGATGCCCGATGCTGAACACGCACCCGGCCCTGCTGCCGGCGTTCCCCGGTGCGCACGCCGTGCGTGACGCGCTGGCCGCCGGTGTCCGGACCACCGGAGCGACCGTGCACGAGGTCGACGCCGGGCTGGACACGGGGCCGGTGCTCGCGCAGGTGGAGGTGCCCGTCCTCCCGACCGACGACGAGACCGTCCTGCACGAGCGGATCAAGACCGAGGAACGACGGCTGCTGGTCGAGACGGTGCTGCGTCTCGCCGCGGCCGGGAGAACGCACGAGGTGAGTCAGTGA